One segment of Rosa chinensis cultivar Old Blush chromosome 6, RchiOBHm-V2, whole genome shotgun sequence DNA contains the following:
- the LOC112172347 gene encoding probable E3 ubiquitin-protein ligase BAH1-like 1, which produces MKFCKKYQEYMQGQGKKLPGVGFKKLKKILKKCRRDFQSGNDINNHAVHDPRTCPDHCPVCDGSFFPSLLNEMSAVVGFFNQKAQKLLEYHLASGFRKYMLVFKGKPRGNHVALIQEGKDLVTYALINAIAIRKILKKYDKIHYSKQGQAFKSQAQSMHIGILRSPWLCELMAFHINLRQSEIKSGKRPALFEGCSLTMNDEKPSLTCELFDSVKVDIDLTCSICLDTVFDPVALTCGHIFCYLCACSAASVTIVDGLKAAEPKEKCPLCREAKVYQGSVHLEELSILLSRSCREYWEQRIQTEKVERVRQAKQHWESQCRAFMGV; this is translated from the exons ATGAAGTTCTGCAAGAAATACCAGGAGTACATGCAAGGCCAAGGGAAGAAGCTACCTGGGGTTGGCTTCAAGAAGCTTAAGAAGATCTTGAAGAAATGCCGCAGAGATTTTCAGTCCGGAAATGACATTAATAATCATGCCGTACATGATCCCAGAACATGCCCTGACCATTGCCCAG TGTGTGATGGGTCGTTTTTCCCTTCACTGCTCAATGAAATGTCTGCAGTGGTAGGCTTTTTTAACCAGAAGGCACAGAAATTGCTCGAGTACCATTTGGCTTCTGGGTTTCGCAAGTACATGCTTGTGTTCAAAGGCAAGCCTCGAGGAAACCATGTTGCCTTGATCCAAGAAGGCAAGGACCTTGTCACTTATGCTCTCATTAACGCCATTGCGATTCGAAAAATACTCAAGAAATATGATAAG ATTCATTACTCAAAGCAAGGGCAGGCCTTTAAGTCACAAGCGCAAAGTATGCACATTGGAATTCTTCGAAGTCCTTGGCTTTGTGAGCTTATGGCTTTCCACATCAATTTAAGGCAATCGGAGATCAAGTCGGGGAAGAGACCGGCATTGTTTGAGGGATGCTCTCTTACAATGAATGATGAGAAGCCGTCTCTCACCTGTGAGCTCTTTGATTCGGTCAAGGTTGATATTGACTTGACATGTTCTATATGCCTG GACACAGTTTTTGATCCAGTTGCTCTCACTTGCGGTCATATATTCTGCTACTTATGTGCTTGCTCGGCTGCATCAGTGACCATTGTCGATGGGTTAAAGGCTGCTGAGCCTAAAGAAAAATGCCCTTTATGCCGAGAG GCAAAAGTTTACCAAGGTTCTGTACACCTAGAAGAGCTTAGCATTTTACTCAGCAGAAG CTGCCGCGAATACTGGGAGCAGCGGATTCAGACAGAAAAGGTGGAGAGGGTTCGGCAAGCAAAGCAGCACTGGGAATCACAGTGCCGGGCATTCATGGGCGTTTGA